One genomic region from Gemmatimonadales bacterium encodes:
- a CDS encoding ABC transporter ATP-binding protein, translated as MTLLSTTQLTKRYPGGVTALDGLTLSVEPGVIGLVGANGAGKSTFLKIILGLLRPTSGSLSVLGFDATTQGPELRQYLGYIPEFDCLPPDQTATDLVTHLARVSGLPAAAARERAAEMLRHVGLYDERYRPIGGYSTGMKQRVKLAQALVHDPKLLLLDEPTNGLDPAGRTDMLELIQRTGNEFGISVILASHLLGEIEQVCHYLVAIDGGRLLRAAPIDVFTRETEMLAVEVIGDADRFVQRLGEHGLAVRRGSDGAILITIDGDPPWDLVRDLAADGGVGLLRIARRRDRLEDLFHRESAPVAMSGLTA; from the coding sequence ATGACTCTGCTCAGCACCACGCAGCTGACCAAGCGGTATCCCGGTGGGGTGACGGCGCTCGACGGCCTTACGCTCTCGGTCGAGCCGGGCGTGATCGGACTCGTCGGCGCCAACGGCGCCGGGAAGAGCACCTTCCTCAAGATCATTCTCGGCTTGCTGCGTCCCACCAGCGGATCGCTTTCCGTCCTCGGCTTCGACGCGACGACGCAGGGACCGGAGTTGCGTCAGTACCTCGGCTACATCCCCGAATTTGACTGCCTTCCGCCCGATCAGACGGCGACTGATCTCGTGACGCACCTGGCGCGCGTTTCCGGCCTCCCGGCGGCGGCGGCGAGAGAGCGCGCCGCGGAGATGCTCCGCCATGTCGGATTGTACGACGAGCGGTATCGCCCGATCGGCGGCTATTCCACCGGGATGAAGCAACGCGTCAAGCTGGCGCAGGCACTGGTCCACGATCCGAAGTTGCTCCTCCTCGACGAACCGACCAACGGGCTCGACCCCGCCGGCCGCACCGACATGCTCGAGCTGATCCAGCGCACCGGAAACGAATTCGGGATCAGCGTGATTCTCGCCTCACACCTCCTCGGCGAAATCGAGCAGGTGTGCCATTACCTCGTCGCGATCGACGGCGGCCGGCTGCTGCGCGCCGCGCCGATCGACGTCTTCACCCGCGAGACCGAGATGCTCGCGGTCGAAGTGATCGGCGACGCCGACCGCTTTGTGCAGCGCCTCGGCGAACACGGGTTGGCGGTCCGCCGGGGCAGTGACGGCGCCATCCTGATCACGATCGACGGCGATCCACCGTGGGACCTGGTGCGCGATCTGGCGGCGGATGGCGGCGTGGGATTGCTGCGAATCGCGCGGCGCCGCGACCGGCTCGAAGATCTCTTTCACCGCGAATCGGCACCGGTCGCGATGTCAGGCCTGACCGCATGA
- a CDS encoding M20/M25/M40 family metallo-hydrolase, whose amino-acid sequence MLRKALIPLIALSIPATLLAQGPEKIDTAMNAKIEAEGMQHSKIMWIEHYLTDVYGPRPIGSPNHVAAANWAVKTMTSFGMQNAHLEPFTWKGVGWMPGRMTGWVTSPVKFNVKFEAQPWSPSTRGPISGSIVALEAPVDPTPAELTAYLAKMAPRVKGGIVMVGPPADVPVDFCPTATRISDSAAREMFVPRDPNAAGAGRGGRGGGGRGAACGGRGGNGFGGARGGRGGEPTPAGKVSAAEVNQAIQALARDNQPGLLLRAQGGGRIPGEIVAQNGGGQIYDDTTPQPPAIILRTDDYGRIWRIIQDGTPVTAEFNVQNTFYPQGKTSYVTVGEIPGTDKADEVVMLGGHLDSWTSATGATDNAIGCAIMMEAARILEAIGAKPRRTIRVALWSGEEEGLLGSFAYVANHFGSAENPKPEFAKLDAYWNIDDGTGLVRGASIFGPQAAADVLAPYLKAWEKWGIYGAGASSARVEGGSDNGAFAVAGLPGIGARQDPIAYNSTTWHSNLDTYERIIPDDVMKNAVITAATMLALADRDDMVPRFPADKMPAIPTPAPRGGANQIAAGPTAIPHVVVVAKAHAASIRAPGLAGGGGRGGAEAPTASLVRKAAHGTVVVDANGAFTYTPSPTFVGTDTFTYKVTRGGESSADGMVTLIVR is encoded by the coding sequence ATGTTACGCAAGGCGCTGATACCACTGATCGCCCTCTCCATTCCCGCGACGCTCCTCGCCCAAGGCCCCGAAAAGATCGACACCGCGATGAACGCGAAGATCGAGGCCGAGGGGATGCAGCATTCGAAGATCATGTGGATCGAGCATTACCTGACCGACGTCTATGGTCCCCGTCCGATCGGCTCGCCCAACCATGTGGCCGCGGCCAACTGGGCGGTCAAGACGATGACCTCGTTCGGGATGCAGAACGCGCACCTCGAACCGTTCACCTGGAAGGGTGTTGGCTGGATGCCGGGACGGATGACCGGCTGGGTGACGTCGCCCGTCAAGTTCAACGTCAAGTTCGAAGCGCAGCCGTGGTCGCCGTCGACCAGGGGACCGATCAGCGGTTCGATCGTGGCGCTCGAAGCGCCGGTCGATCCGACCCCGGCAGAGCTCACGGCGTATCTCGCGAAGATGGCGCCGAGAGTAAAGGGCGGCATCGTGATGGTGGGACCGCCGGCCGACGTGCCGGTCGACTTCTGCCCGACGGCGACGCGCATCAGCGACAGCGCCGCAAGGGAGATGTTCGTGCCGCGCGATCCCAACGCCGCCGGAGCGGGGCGTGGTGGTCGCGGCGGCGGGGGACGCGGCGCCGCCTGCGGTGGCCGCGGAGGGAACGGGTTTGGCGGCGCACGCGGTGGCCGGGGCGGTGAACCGACGCCGGCCGGCAAGGTGTCGGCGGCGGAAGTGAATCAGGCGATCCAGGCGCTGGCGCGCGACAATCAGCCCGGGCTGCTCCTGCGTGCGCAGGGCGGTGGCCGCATTCCCGGCGAGATCGTGGCACAGAACGGTGGCGGCCAGATCTACGACGACACCACGCCGCAGCCTCCCGCGATCATCCTTCGCACCGATGACTACGGCCGGATCTGGCGGATCATCCAGGATGGCACGCCGGTTACCGCCGAATTCAATGTCCAGAATACGTTCTACCCGCAGGGGAAAACGTCCTATGTCACCGTCGGCGAGATCCCCGGCACCGACAAGGCCGACGAAGTCGTGATGCTCGGCGGACACCTCGATTCGTGGACCAGCGCCACGGGTGCCACCGACAACGCGATCGGCTGCGCCATCATGATGGAAGCGGCGCGAATTCTCGAAGCGATCGGCGCCAAGCCGCGCCGGACGATCCGGGTGGCACTCTGGAGCGGCGAGGAGGAAGGTCTTCTCGGCTCCTTCGCCTACGTCGCGAACCATTTCGGCTCCGCCGAGAATCCCAAGCCGGAGTTCGCCAAGCTCGACGCCTACTGGAACATCGATGACGGCACCGGCCTGGTGCGGGGCGCCTCCATCTTCGGACCGCAAGCCGCGGCCGATGTGCTGGCTCCATATCTGAAGGCGTGGGAAAAGTGGGGGATCTACGGCGCCGGTGCGTCCAGCGCGCGCGTCGAAGGCGGCAGCGACAATGGGGCGTTTGCGGTCGCAGGATTGCCGGGAATCGGCGCGCGCCAGGATCCGATCGCGTATAACTCCACCACCTGGCATTCGAATCTCGACACCTACGAACGGATCATCCCCGACGACGTGATGAAGAACGCGGTGATCACCGCCGCGACGATGCTCGCGCTCGCCGATCGTGACGACATGGTCCCGCGCTTCCCGGCCGACAAGATGCCGGCGATTCCGACGCCTGCGCCGCGCGGAGGCGCCAATCAGATCGCCGCGGGGCCGACGGCGATTCCGCACGTCGTAGTTGTCGCAAAGGCACACGCCGCGTCGATCCGGGCGCCGGGGCTCGCCGGTGGCGGCGGTCGCGGCGGCGCTGAAGCGCCAACGGCATCGCTGGTCCGGAAGGCGGCTCACGGCACGGTGGTCGTGGATGCCAACGGCGCTTTCACCTACACCCCGTCGCCGACCTTCGTCGGCACCGACACCTTTACCTACAAAGTGACGCGTGGCGGCGAATCGAGCGCCGACGGAATGGTGACGCTGATCGTTCGCTGA
- a CDS encoding amidohydrolase family protein — translation MKLILAALLVPVALVAQGRQGRGGAPSGPATLLTPARVWDGTSSKPHEGWAVLVRGNQIVAVGPRAQINAPADTRTIDLPNTTLLPGLIEAHSHMMLHPYNETSWNDQVLHEPEALRVARAVIHADSTLLAGFTTVRDLGTEGAGYADVGLKMAINQGIIPGPRMFVVTRAIVSTGEYGPKGFATEYTDDIPQGAEEADGVDGISRVVRDQMKHGADWIKIYADYRYGPNGETEPGFTEDEMKLIVNVANTGGRPVAAHATSPEGMRRAILAGVRTIEHGDAGTPEVFKLMKEHGTYFIPTVAAGESQLEQAGRYHIGDSLPRSLETKRTSFQEAMKAGVMIGSGSDVGVFSHGDNAKELILMVQFGMKPIDALIAATSTDAKMLQMDDRIGMVKPGLWADLIAVDGDPTVDISTLKHVTFVMKNGVVYKQ, via the coding sequence ATGAAGCTGATCCTCGCCGCGCTCCTTGTTCCCGTCGCACTCGTCGCCCAGGGCCGTCAGGGCCGGGGAGGCGCGCCGAGCGGACCGGCCACACTGCTCACGCCGGCACGCGTCTGGGACGGCACCAGCAGCAAGCCGCACGAAGGCTGGGCGGTCCTCGTTCGCGGCAACCAGATCGTCGCCGTCGGGCCGCGCGCACAGATCAACGCGCCCGCCGACACGAGGACGATCGACCTTCCCAATACGACGCTCCTTCCCGGCTTGATCGAAGCACATTCGCACATGATGCTGCATCCGTACAACGAGACGTCGTGGAATGACCAGGTTCTCCACGAACCGGAAGCGTTGCGCGTTGCCCGCGCCGTCATTCACGCCGACTCGACGTTGCTGGCGGGATTCACCACGGTCCGCGATCTCGGCACCGAGGGTGCCGGCTATGCCGACGTCGGGCTCAAGATGGCGATCAATCAGGGCATCATCCCCGGGCCGCGCATGTTCGTCGTGACCCGCGCGATCGTGTCGACCGGCGAGTACGGCCCGAAGGGATTCGCCACCGAGTACACCGACGACATTCCGCAGGGCGCCGAGGAGGCTGACGGCGTCGACGGGATTTCGCGCGTGGTGCGCGATCAGATGAAGCACGGCGCCGACTGGATCAAGATCTACGCAGATTATCGGTACGGCCCCAACGGGGAAACGGAGCCGGGCTTCACCGAGGACGAGATGAAGCTGATCGTCAACGTCGCCAATACCGGCGGGCGCCCGGTCGCCGCACACGCCACGTCACCGGAAGGGATGCGCCGTGCGATTCTCGCAGGCGTGCGCACCATCGAACACGGCGATGCCGGAACGCCCGAGGTCTTCAAGCTGATGAAGGAACACGGCACCTATTTCATCCCGACGGTCGCCGCCGGTGAATCGCAACTGGAGCAGGCCGGGCGCTATCACATCGGCGATTCGCTGCCGCGCTCGCTCGAGACGAAGCGGACCTCGTTCCAGGAGGCGATGAAGGCCGGCGTGATGATCGGCAGCGGCAGCGACGTCGGCGTCTTCTCCCACGGCGACAACGCCAAGGAATTGATCCTCATGGTCCAGTTCGGGATGAAGCCGATCGACGCCCTCATCGCTGCGACGTCGACCGACGCGAAGATGCTGCAGATGGACGATCGCATCGGGATGGTAAAGCCTGGGCTCTGGGCCGATCTCATCGCGGTCGACGGCGACCCGACGGTCGACATCTCCACGCTCAAGCACGTCACGTTCGTGATGAAGAACGGCGTCGTCTACAAGCAGTGA
- a CDS encoding ABC transporter permease subunit codes for MTAPINRAIAELTIRQSLARRRWIIVAILAALPVVMALVLRPYLQDNAERLNAAVDICSTVAFTVVVPIIALVLASAGFGAEIDDGTVVYLLTKPTERSTIAITKLVVTAALALALNGASVALVGIILLRGTGSTNLGVGFAAGAVLGSILYAAIFLALGLITRRGMLVGLVYLVVWEGVLSRLFAGTRTFSVRQYMMSVTDAIAKADAAVFTAELPHARAYIMSGVVTAAALGYCIRRLRDFEVGHTA; via the coding sequence ATGACCGCGCCGATCAATCGCGCCATCGCCGAGCTCACGATTCGGCAATCGCTGGCGCGGCGGCGCTGGATCATCGTGGCGATCCTCGCCGCACTCCCGGTCGTGATGGCGCTCGTGTTGCGGCCGTACCTGCAGGACAACGCCGAACGTCTCAACGCCGCGGTCGACATCTGCTCCACCGTGGCATTCACGGTCGTCGTGCCGATCATCGCGCTGGTCCTCGCCAGCGCCGGATTTGGCGCCGAGATCGATGACGGCACCGTCGTCTATCTGCTCACCAAGCCGACCGAACGATCCACGATCGCGATCACCAAGCTCGTGGTGACCGCCGCGCTGGCGCTCGCCTTGAACGGCGCGTCGGTCGCGCTGGTCGGGATCATCCTGCTGCGCGGCACCGGCTCAACCAATCTCGGCGTCGGCTTCGCGGCCGGAGCGGTGCTGGGAAGCATTCTCTACGCCGCGATCTTCCTGGCGCTCGGCCTGATCACGCGCCGCGGAATGCTTGTTGGTCTGGTCTATCTCGTGGTCTGGGAAGGGGTGCTGTCGCGACTCTTCGCGGGGACCCGGACCTTCAGCGTGCGGCAGTACATGATGAGCGTCACCGACGCGATCGCCAAGGCGGACGCGGCCGTCTTCACTGCCGAACTGCCGCACGCCCGGGCGTACATCATGAGCGGCGTGGTCACGGCGGCCGCCCTCGGCTACTGCATCCGGCGGCTCCGCGATTTCGAGGTTGGCCACACCGCATAG
- a CDS encoding ABC transporter ATP-binding protein, with protein MTVAVTNASKWYGNIVAVNDVSFTLSPGITGLLGPNGAGKSTLLHMITGLLRPSNGTVLINDIAAWQHPAVYRAIGFVPESEAVYPFLSAFEFARLNARLQRVADPAAAAARAIRMVDLEAAQHRPIGTYSKGMRQRAKIAATLVHDPEILLLDEPFNGMDPKQRLEMMTLLRELAERGRTILVSSHILEEVDRIADTVLVLIGGRLAASGPSRVIRQLMTDRPHTFTVRSSDDRRLASALMAQPATTSVEIAPSGLTIRTADLGAFARALPVLARDASISLTEVLPSDESLESVFSYLVQR; from the coding sequence GTGACCGTCGCCGTCACGAATGCCTCCAAGTGGTACGGCAACATCGTCGCGGTCAACGACGTCTCGTTCACCCTGTCGCCCGGGATCACCGGCCTGCTCGGCCCCAACGGCGCCGGCAAGTCGACGCTGCTCCACATGATCACCGGCCTGCTGCGGCCGTCGAACGGCACTGTATTGATCAATGATATAGCTGCGTGGCAGCATCCCGCGGTCTATCGCGCCATCGGATTCGTCCCCGAGTCGGAAGCGGTGTATCCGTTCCTGAGCGCGTTCGAGTTCGCGCGGCTCAACGCGAGGCTGCAGCGCGTCGCCGACCCCGCCGCTGCCGCCGCGCGGGCGATCCGGATGGTCGACCTCGAGGCAGCGCAGCACCGGCCGATCGGGACGTATTCCAAGGGGATGCGGCAGCGCGCCAAGATCGCCGCGACGCTGGTGCACGACCCGGAGATTCTCCTCCTCGACGAGCCGTTCAACGGGATGGATCCGAAGCAGCGGCTCGAGATGATGACGCTGCTGCGCGAACTGGCGGAGCGCGGCCGGACGATCCTCGTGTCGTCCCACATCCTCGAGGAAGTCGATCGGATCGCCGATACCGTGCTGGTGCTGATCGGCGGGCGCCTCGCGGCGTCCGGCCCGAGCCGCGTCATTCGCCAGCTGATGACCGACCGGCCGCACACCTTCACGGTGCGATCGAGCGACGATCGTCGACTCGCCTCCGCGCTGATGGCGCAGCCCGCGACCACGAGCGTCGAGATCGCGCCGTCGGGTCTCACCATTCGGACCGCCGACCTTGGCGCATTTGCCCGCGCGTTGCCGGTGCTCGCTCGCGACGCGTCGATCTCGCTCACCGAGGTGCTTCCCAGCGACGAGTCGCTCGAAAGCGTCTTCTCCTACCTGGTGCAGCGATGA
- a CDS encoding M20/M25/M40 family metallo-hydrolase, whose amino-acid sequence MIEDRATSVRAGRGGEVVAAAILAAALWAGFASTGSPRVVPATAPPSAFSAERAMADLRVIAAAPHAVGTAQHDRIRDYLVDRLRALGCGDAHVQSGTGFNTLSGPLAATIANVVCRIRGTPGAPAILLTAHYDAVPRGPGAGDDAVGVATILETVRAMQSSPPLPRDVIVLFSDAEEEGLLGAEAFVNLHPWAKDVGTVLNLDTRGDRGPVYMFQTSPGNAPLIAAIATSVDDARTNSLTGEVYRHLQSDTDMSIWLDSAFPVGALNFANIDGFTHYHTPIDDITSLDPRVVQQMGDYAIGLVRQLAIDRGPERTHDAIYFSAPLLGVVHYPASLAVPIAIVELLGLLILAALAVRRGSLSARGTGLGAILVAMIVIVPAVATAIAWRAILHVHSGYAEILQGDPYNSRWYLLACAGWTTTIAIALARRFERRATPLELSAVALFLWAIVGIAAAFLLPGATYIFALPLAAAMIGAACWLHARSRNRQPPAAIALAAVPALILWPPTIHALEVALTANLLTFCAALIGLMMSLLILPIALLGRSRSWIVAAAAIACVGGLVIAEARSGFTATRKQPDSLLFLHDATTGHQWWASFDRRADQWTTPILGPTPTRRTFDDWSLARPGIQLLAREGAPVAPDTAFPGSVLSSAVPGGRRIHMHLAQHAPGESVKIVVDTSVGITDMTINGRVLVNGGDARYRPSYRRGADGTLLRYFGVPQEGVDLWFTAHSPMPARFTIISSVDGLPPPSAGPLPPRPATLMSKPFVPTDVTLTRHTATL is encoded by the coding sequence GTGATTGAAGATCGTGCGACGTCGGTGCGCGCCGGCCGAGGCGGTGAAGTCGTCGCGGCCGCGATTCTCGCGGCAGCGCTCTGGGCAGGATTCGCCAGTACCGGATCGCCGCGCGTCGTCCCCGCCACCGCACCGCCCTCCGCGTTCTCGGCCGAACGCGCGATGGCCGATCTGCGCGTGATCGCGGCGGCACCGCACGCCGTCGGCACAGCACAGCATGACCGGATCCGCGACTATCTCGTTGATCGATTGCGCGCACTCGGATGCGGCGACGCCCATGTCCAGTCGGGGACCGGCTTCAATACACTCTCCGGACCGCTTGCTGCCACCATCGCCAACGTGGTGTGCCGGATTCGCGGAACGCCCGGCGCGCCGGCGATCCTGCTCACGGCGCACTACGATGCCGTCCCCCGCGGCCCGGGTGCCGGAGACGACGCCGTTGGCGTCGCGACAATCCTCGAGACGGTGCGTGCGATGCAGAGCTCGCCCCCGCTTCCTCGCGACGTGATCGTCCTGTTCTCGGATGCCGAAGAGGAGGGGCTCCTCGGCGCGGAAGCGTTCGTCAATCTCCATCCGTGGGCGAAGGATGTCGGGACCGTGCTGAACCTCGACACGCGTGGCGACCGCGGCCCGGTGTACATGTTCCAGACGTCACCCGGGAACGCGCCGCTGATCGCTGCCATCGCCACGAGCGTCGACGATGCCCGCACCAACTCGCTCACCGGCGAAGTGTACCGACACCTGCAGAGTGACACCGACATGAGCATCTGGCTCGATTCGGCGTTTCCGGTCGGCGCACTCAACTTCGCCAACATCGACGGATTCACGCATTACCACACGCCGATCGATGATATCACGTCGCTCGATCCGCGAGTCGTGCAGCAGATGGGCGATTACGCCATCGGCCTCGTTCGCCAGCTGGCGATCGATCGAGGACCGGAGCGCACCCACGACGCGATCTACTTCAGCGCCCCGCTCCTTGGTGTGGTCCATTATCCGGCATCGCTTGCGGTGCCGATCGCCATCGTCGAACTGCTCGGGTTGCTGATCCTGGCCGCGCTCGCCGTGCGCCGCGGCTCGCTCTCCGCCCGTGGCACGGGATTGGGCGCGATCCTTGTTGCGATGATCGTGATCGTTCCCGCGGTGGCAACGGCGATCGCGTGGCGCGCAATCCTGCACGTCCACTCGGGGTACGCCGAGATCCTGCAGGGCGATCCGTACAATTCGCGCTGGTACCTGCTGGCGTGTGCGGGATGGACCACGACGATCGCGATCGCGCTTGCTCGCCGGTTCGAACGACGCGCAACGCCGCTCGAACTCAGCGCTGTTGCCCTGTTCCTCTGGGCGATCGTCGGCATCGCCGCCGCATTCCTCCTTCCCGGCGCGACGTACATCTTTGCGTTGCCCCTCGCCGCCGCGATGATCGGCGCAGCATGCTGGCTGCATGCTCGCTCACGCAACCGTCAGCCACCAGCAGCGATCGCGCTCGCGGCGGTTCCGGCGCTGATCCTGTGGCCGCCGACGATCCATGCGCTCGAGGTGGCACTCACTGCCAATCTGCTCACCTTCTGCGCGGCGTTGATCGGCCTCATGATGTCGCTGCTGATTCTGCCGATCGCTCTCCTCGGCAGGTCGCGCAGCTGGATCGTGGCCGCGGCAGCGATCGCATGCGTCGGCGGACTCGTGATCGCGGAAGCGCGCTCGGGATTCACCGCAACGCGCAAACAACCGGACTCGCTGCTCTTCCTCCACGATGCGACCACCGGCCACCAATGGTGGGCGTCGTTTGATCGTCGTGCCGACCAGTGGACCACGCCCATCCTCGGCCCAACCCCAACGCGGCGCACCTTTGATGACTGGTCGTTGGCGCGGCCCGGCATCCAGCTCCTTGCGCGCGAGGGAGCGCCCGTCGCGCCCGACACCGCCTTTCCGGGATCAGTGCTGAGCAGTGCGGTACCGGGTGGACGGCGGATTCACATGCATCTCGCGCAGCACGCTCCCGGTGAGTCGGTCAAGATCGTCGTCGATACCAGCGTGGGCATCACCGACATGACGATCAACGGCCGCGTCCTCGTCAACGGCGGCGACGCCCGGTATCGACCGTCCTATCGCCGAGGGGCCGATGGAACGTTGTTGCGCTACTTCGGTGTGCCGCAAGAAGGTGTCGATCTCTGGTTCACGGCGCATTCCCCAATGCCGGCACGGTTCACGATCATCTCGTCGGTCGATGGACTGCCGCCGCCATCAGCCGGTCCGCTGCCGCCGCGCCCCGCCACCTTGATGAGCAAGCCTTTCGTCCCGACCGACGTCACGCTTACGCGGCACACGGCGACGCTCTGA
- a CDS encoding CHASE3 domain-containing protein — protein MKYPIDKVYSIGIAVALAVTAGNTILAIQSTSFLYRSAADVSHTYAVFDALGLVLASTEDAETGERGFVITGDPEYLEPYHMALGALPGRVRSLDTMTRDNPRQHERIPELRRAIADKLDDMRQTIALRQDEGFAAAERLVTSGHGKATMDGIRSQVRDMVSDEDSLLTERRGGAVRQRDLAITGLVLAGALEFLTLAALFYLVRRKVRVREQAAAALNQQKELFRITLASIGDGVITTDADGRVTFLNPVAEAITGWQTDDAAGHPLDVVFDVINHDTRERVPNPALRALRDGVIVGLANHSVLIARDGTERPIDDCAAPIRGAGETIVGAVLVFRDISERSRAEQRVREADRRKDEFLAVLAHELRNPLAPLHNALSVVRLSQNDPATVERVGGIMERQLQQMVRLIDDLLDVSRITSNRLELRRETTDLAAVVHLALETVGPLLRQSGHSLKLIMPPSPLHIDADPTRLAQAFGNLLGNAIKYTETGGRVWLTVERSGREAVVTVRDTGIGIPAEMLDTIFDMFTQVDRSLEQARSGLGIGLSLTRRIVEMHGGSVSATSEGLGTGSQFVVRLPLVLAPTAGAREGGPVLTSRLVRRILVADDNADAVDSLAMMLRMMGHELAVARDGAEALEQGERFHPDIALLDIGMPKVNGYDVARAIRTAEWGRQIVLVALTGWGQDEDRRRSLDAGFDHHMVKPVDLAALTAVLNGG, from the coding sequence ATGAAGTATCCCATCGACAAGGTGTACTCGATCGGCATCGCCGTGGCCCTGGCGGTGACGGCGGGCAATACCATCCTCGCGATCCAGAGCACCTCCTTCCTCTACCGGAGCGCCGCCGACGTCTCGCACACGTACGCCGTGTTCGACGCCCTGGGACTGGTCCTCGCCAGCACTGAAGACGCCGAGACCGGCGAGCGCGGGTTCGTCATCACCGGCGACCCGGAATACCTCGAACCGTACCACATGGCGCTCGGCGCCCTCCCCGGCCGGGTGCGCTCGCTCGACACGATGACGCGCGACAATCCGCGCCAGCACGAGCGGATCCCCGAGCTGCGTCGCGCCATCGCCGACAAGCTCGACGACATGCGGCAGACAATCGCCCTGCGGCAGGACGAAGGGTTCGCGGCGGCGGAGCGGCTGGTCACGTCCGGCCACGGCAAGGCGACGATGGACGGGATCCGCTCCCAGGTGCGCGACATGGTGAGCGATGAGGACTCGCTGCTCACCGAGCGCCGCGGCGGCGCCGTGCGCCAGCGCGACCTCGCCATCACCGGGCTCGTCCTCGCGGGGGCGCTCGAGTTCCTCACCCTCGCGGCGCTCTTCTACCTCGTTCGGCGCAAGGTCCGGGTGCGGGAACAGGCCGCGGCCGCACTCAATCAGCAGAAGGAGCTCTTCCGGATCACGCTGGCGAGCATCGGCGATGGCGTGATCACTACCGACGCCGATGGCCGCGTCACCTTCCTCAATCCCGTGGCCGAGGCAATTACCGGCTGGCAGACCGACGACGCTGCCGGTCATCCGCTCGATGTCGTCTTCGACGTCATCAACCACGATACCCGCGAGCGGGTCCCCAACCCTGCCCTCCGTGCACTCCGCGATGGCGTGATCGTGGGGCTCGCGAATCACAGCGTCCTGATCGCGCGCGATGGCACCGAACGGCCGATCGATGATTGCGCCGCACCGATTCGCGGCGCCGGTGAGACGATCGTCGGCGCGGTACTGGTCTTCCGCGACATCTCCGAGCGGAGCCGGGCCGAGCAGCGGGTGCGCGAAGCGGACCGCCGCAAGGATGAGTTCCTTGCCGTGCTGGCACACGAGCTGCGCAATCCGCTCGCGCCGCTGCACAACGCGCTGAGCGTCGTCCGGCTGTCGCAGAACGATCCCGCGACGGTCGAGCGGGTCGGTGGGATCATGGAGCGGCAGCTGCAGCAGATGGTCCGGCTGATCGACGACCTCCTCGATGTCTCGAGAATCACCAGCAATCGCCTGGAGCTTCGCCGCGAGACGACCGATCTTGCCGCCGTGGTGCACCTGGCGCTCGAAACGGTCGGTCCGTTGCTGCGCCAGTCCGGGCACTCGCTCAAGCTCATCATGCCGCCGTCGCCGCTGCACATTGACGCCGATCCGACGCGGCTGGCGCAGGCGTTCGGCAATCTCCTCGGCAACGCCATCAAGTACACCGAAACCGGCGGCCGCGTCTGGCTCACCGTGGAGCGAAGCGGGCGCGAGGCGGTGGTCACCGTGCGCGACACCGGGATCGGCATTCCCGCGGAGATGCTCGATACCATCTTCGACATGTTCACCCAGGTGGACCGCTCCCTCGAACAGGCGCGGTCGGGTCTCGGCATCGGGCTGTCACTGACGCGCCGCATCGTGGAGATGCACGGCGGATCGGTGTCGGCGACGAGTGAGGGACTCGGAACCGGGAGCCAGTTCGTGGTGCGACTGCCGCTCGTCCTCGCGCCGACCGCCGGCGCGCGGGAGGGTGGTCCGGTCCTGACCAGCCGCCTGGTGCGGCGGATCCTGGTGGCGGATGACAACGCCGATGCCGTCGATTCACTGGCGATGATGCTGCGGATGATGGGACACGAACTGGCGGTGGCACGGGACGGGGCGGAAGCGCTCGAGCAGGGTGAGCGCTTTCATCCGGATATTGCACTGCTCGACATCGGCATGCCAAAGGTCAACGGCTACGATGTCGCGCGCGCAATCCGGACGGCCGAGTGGGGGCGGCAGATCGTGCTTGTCGCCCTCACCGGATGGGGCCAGGACGAAGACCGGCGCCGCTCACTCGACGCCGGGTTCGATCATCACATGGTGAAGCCCGTTGATCTCGCCGCGCTGACCGCGGTCCTCAACGGCGGCTGA